The Ascochyta rabiei chromosome 5, complete sequence genome has a segment encoding these proteins:
- a CDS encoding E2 ubiquitin-conjugating enzyme yields the protein MAMNSSNATVAQRLQKELMDIMTKPTPGITAFPSDSDMTIWTATIDGPADTPYANLVFKLSMEFANNYPYSPPTVLFKTPIYHPNVDFSGRICLDILKDKWSAIYNIGTVLLSLQSLLGEPNNSSPLNGQAAELWDKDPAEYKRLVLARHQTPEELDA from the exons ATGGCAATGAACAGCAGCAATGCGACCGTCGCCCAGCG TCTCCAAAAGGAACTCATGGACATCATGACCAAGCCCACGCCGGGCATAACCGCCTTCCCCTCCGACTCGGACATGACAATCTGGACAGCGACCATCGACGGCCCCGCCGACACACCCTACGCAAACCTCGTCTTCAAGCTGTCCATGGAGTTCGCCAACAACTACCCCTACAGCCCCCCTACCGTGCTGTTCAAGACACCCATCTACCACCCCAACGTCGACTTTTCGGGGAGGATCTGTCTGGACATTCTGAAGGACAAGTGGAGCGCCATCTACAACATTGGCACCGTGCTGCTGAGTCTGCAGAGTCTGTTGGGCGAGCCTAACAA CTCGAGTCCGCTCAACGGCCAGGCTGCCGAGCTCTGGGACAAGGACCCTGCCGAGTACAAGCGCCTCGTTCTCGCCCGTCACCAGACACCCGAGGAGCTCGATGCTTGA